One genomic window of Salvia miltiorrhiza cultivar Shanhuang (shh) chromosome 4, IMPLAD_Smil_shh, whole genome shotgun sequence includes the following:
- the LOC131021882 gene encoding glucan endo-1,3-beta-glucosidase 2-like — protein sequence MEKMALVLLLLVLTVSAVSADEEPFIGVNIGTELSDMPHPTQVVALLKAQQLRNVRLYDADRGMLLALANTGIRVAITVPNEQLLGIGQSNSTAANWVAQNVVAHYPATNITTICVGSEVLTAMPNVAPVLINALKYIQSALVASNLDRQIKVSTPLASSMILDSFPPSQAFFNRTWNPVLVPMLKFLQSTGSYFMLNVYPYFDYMQSNGVIPLDYALFKPLPANKEAVDANTLLHYTNVFDAMVDAAYFAMADLNVTNVPVLVTESGWPSKGDSNEPDANTDNANTYNSNLIRHVLKKTGTPKHPGIAVSTYIYELYNEDMKEGPLSEKNWGLFDAQGKPIYILRLTDSGSVLTNDTTNQTYCSAKPGVDTKMLQAALDWACGPGKVDCAPLLQGQACYEPDSVAAHATYAFDTYYHQMGRAPGSCDFNGVATITTTNPSHGSCIFPGSDRNGSLINSTIPAMDTKSSSSPAMLECMNAFSVAHALIGALWIAVAS from the exons ATGGAGAAAATGGCATTAGTGCTTTTACTTTTGGTTTTGACAGTGTCAGCTGTTTCTGCTGATGAAG AACCGTTCATCGGAGTGAACATTGGAACGGAGCTCTCTGATATGCCTCATCCAACTCAAGTTGTTGCACTTCTCAAAGCCCAGCAACTCCGTAATGTCAGGCTGTACGATGCAGACCGTGGCATGCTTCTTGCACTTGCCAATACAGGGATCAGAGTTGCCATCACGGTGCCCAACGAGCAACTTCTGGGCATTGGTCAATCCAATTCAACCGCTGCTAATTGGGTTGCACAGAACGTGGTGGCGCATTATCCTGCTACCAATATTACGACAATCTGTGTTGGTTCTGAGGTTCTGACTGCCATGCCGAATGTGGCTCCTGTCTTGATCAATGctctcaaatatattcagtcgGCGCTTGTGGCGTCCAATCTCGACAGGCAAATCAAAGTATCAACACCTCTTGCATCTTCCATGATCTTAGATTCTTTCCCGCCATCTCAAGCCTTCTTTAACAGGACCTGGAATCCGGTGTTGGTCCCGATGCTCAAGTTCTTGCAATCAACAGGCTCATATTTCATGCTCAATGTGTATCCCTACTTTGATTACATGCAGTCCAATGGTGTCATTCCGTTAGATTATGCGCTCTTCAAGCCTCTCCCAGCTAACAAAGAAGCCGTAGACGCAAACACACTCCTCCACTATACTAATGTCTTTGATGCCATGGTTGATGCTGCATACTTTGCAATGGCTGACCTTAATGTCACTAATGTTCCCGTTTTGGTGACTGAGTCAGGTTGGCCATCGAAAGGGGATTCCAACGAGCCAGATGCCAATACGGACAATGCCAACACTTACAATAGCAACTTAATAAGACATGTGCTGAAGAAAACAGGAACTCCCAAGCATCCCGGTATTGCTGTTAGTACTTACATTTATGAGCTCTACAATGAAGACATGAAAGAGGGACCTCTCTCTGAGAAGAATTGGGGATTGTTCGATGCACAGGGAAAGCCAATATACATTTTGCGCTTGACTGACTCAGGATCCGTATTGACAAATGACACCACAAACCAAACTTACTGTTCTGCAAAGCCAGGCGTAGACACAAAAATGCTACAGGCTGCATTGGACTGGGCGTGTGGACCTGGAAAGGTGGACTGCGCACCGTTGTTGCAGGGGCAAGCATGCTACGAACCAGACTCCGTGGCTGCGCATGCAACATACGCGTTTGATACTTATTACCATCAGATGGGGAGGGCTCCTGGAAGCTGTGATTTCAATGGGGTGGCAACTATCACTACTACTAATCCAA GTCATGGTTCATGCATATTCCCCGGAAG TGACAGGAACGGTTCACTTATAAACAGCACCATTCCAGCTATGGACACGAAAAGCTCGAGCTCTCCGGCCATGTTGGAATGCATGAATGCTTTTTCCGTAGCGCATGCTCTGATTGGAGCACTATGGATTGCAGTTGCATCGTAG